One region of Chlorobiota bacterium genomic DNA includes:
- a CDS encoding alpha/beta fold hydrolase, with product MTLCLLHAFPLNSGMWRAQQQELASRCSVITPDFPGFGAEPLVEGMEWTIPAMAQWVKRELDRKGVKRAVIGGLSMGGYVAFECWRLFPERIAGLILADTMAPSDTPVTRRGRFVAIGQLRNGGYQKFAAGMIPKMISETTKEQRPEVVKAVVRMYEEAAPQSVIAALGGLAHRNDSRPLLPTITVPTAVIVGEHDTITTVDDARLMAAMIPNAQLTIIPTAGHLANLEMRIEFNAALLHFLERVGE from the coding sequence GCTCTGTCTTCTTCACGCATTCCCGCTGAACTCCGGTATGTGGCGGGCGCAGCAGCAGGAGCTGGCTTCGCGCTGCAGCGTTATCACCCCCGATTTCCCGGGGTTTGGTGCCGAGCCATTGGTGGAAGGGATGGAATGGACCATCCCCGCAATGGCTCAATGGGTGAAACGGGAGTTGGACCGAAAGGGGGTGAAGCGTGCGGTGATCGGTGGGCTTTCCATGGGGGGATATGTGGCGTTCGAGTGCTGGCGGCTGTTCCCCGAACGGATTGCTGGGCTGATTCTTGCCGACACCATGGCCCCTTCCGACACCCCTGTAACCCGCCGCGGACGCTTTGTGGCAATCGGGCAGCTGCGCAACGGAGGCTACCAAAAATTTGCCGCCGGAATGATCCCCAAAATGATCAGCGAAACCACGAAGGAGCAGCGGCCAGAGGTTGTGAAAGCGGTGGTGAGGATGTACGAAGAAGCCGCGCCGCAATCGGTGATTGCCGCGCTTGGGGGGCTGGCCCACCGCAACGATTCCCGCCCGTTGCTTCCAACCATCACCGTCCCAACGGCAGTGATTGTTGGCGAACACGACACCATCACCACCGTTGACGATGCCCGGCTGATGGCCGCCATGATCCCCAACGCCCAGCTGACGATCATCCCCACCGCAGGGCATCTTGCCAACCTTGAAATGCGAATCGAATTCAACGCCGCGCTTCTCCATTTTCTTGAACGGGTGGGGGAGTAG
- a CDS encoding glycosyltransferase encodes MIWYQLALTALLVLLLAIALANYATFARIRRNSIPLHPLPASILVPARNEERNIERCVGSLLKQEYPEFEVVVLNDNSTDATGEILQRLAAANPRLTILEGGPLPSGWVGKNWACHQLARAATGTLLLFTDADTDHSPESLRAAVALMQQQRLDLLSGVPRQTMLTFWEKVIVPMTQFLYFVYLPNVFITRLRNPQFAAFNGQFMLFRREAYWKIGGHESVRGALIEDLVIGRRAKAHGLRTALATAVETVRCRMYTSLPEILEGFAKNLVPGFGYSLPAVVGFMAATLLLYVVPAVMVVVGLAVGDCSVAMVTLPALQLAIAATMRGIMAIRFGMGWEQLLLHPLSAAMAAVVAANSIRWHFGKRGASWKGRRYV; translated from the coding sequence ATGATCTGGTATCAACTGGCCCTTACCGCTCTGCTTGTTCTGCTGCTGGCGATTGCGCTGGCCAACTACGCCACGTTTGCGCGGATACGCCGCAACTCAATCCCGCTGCACCCTTTGCCAGCAAGCATCTTGGTGCCGGCGCGGAACGAGGAACGGAACATCGAGCGGTGCGTTGGTTCGTTGCTGAAGCAGGAGTATCCAGAGTTCGAAGTGGTGGTGCTGAACGACAACTCCACCGATGCCACAGGGGAAATCCTGCAACGCCTTGCCGCAGCCAACCCGCGCCTTACGATCCTTGAAGGGGGGCCGCTGCCCAGCGGTTGGGTTGGGAAAAACTGGGCCTGCCACCAGCTTGCCCGCGCCGCCACCGGAACGCTCCTTCTTTTCACCGATGCCGACACCGACCACTCCCCCGAAAGCCTGCGCGCCGCCGTGGCATTGATGCAGCAGCAACGGCTGGACCTTCTTTCCGGCGTTCCCCGGCAAACCATGCTGACGTTTTGGGAGAAAGTGATTGTTCCGATGACCCAGTTTCTTTACTTCGTTTACTTGCCGAACGTGTTTATCACCCGCCTGCGCAATCCACAGTTTGCGGCGTTCAACGGCCAGTTCATGCTGTTCCGCCGCGAGGCATATTGGAAGATTGGGGGGCATGAATCGGTGCGGGGGGCGTTGATCGAGGATTTGGTGATTGGCCGCCGCGCAAAGGCCCACGGCCTGCGAACCGCGCTGGCCACCGCCGTGGAAACCGTCCGCTGCCGGATGTACACCTCGCTCCCGGAAATCCTTGAAGGATTTGCCAAGAATCTTGTCCCCGGTTTTGGATACAGCCTTCCGGCAGTGGTTGGGTTCATGGCCGCCACGCTTCTGTTGTACGTTGTTCCGGCGGTGATGGTGGTGGTTGGGTTGGCCGTTGGGGATTGCTCGGTTGCGATGGTGACGTTGCCAGCACTTCAGCTTGCCATTGCGGCCACGATGCGGGGGATCATGGCGATTCGGTTCGGCATGGGATGGGAGCAGTTGCTGCTCCATCCCCTTTCCGCAGCAATGGCAGCAGTGGTTGCCGCCAACTCCATCCGCTGGCATTTTGGGAAGCGGGGAGCTTCCTGGAAAGGGAGGCGGTACGTTTGA